Proteins encoded within one genomic window of Pectobacterium araliae:
- a CDS encoding M48 family metalloprotease yields the protein MAIRSSVLALCVATLLTGCQNLNTSTLMQSGAQAFQAATLSDADVKSLSDQSCQQMDKEAKIAPADSKYTQRLNKIANALGHDINGTPANYKVYLTKDVNAWAMANGCIRVYSGLMDMMNDNEVEGVLGHEMGHVALGHSRKAMQVAYAATAARTAVASAGGVAASLSQSQLADLGEELVNSQFSQSQESQADDYSFDLLKKRGVKLEGLATSFEKLAKLDAGRESSMFDSHPSSEGRAKHIRERIATEK from the coding sequence ATGGCTATTCGTTCTTCTGTACTGGCTCTGTGTGTCGCAACCTTGCTGACCGGCTGCCAGAACTTAAACACCAGTACCTTAATGCAATCCGGCGCACAGGCTTTTCAGGCAGCAACGCTCAGCGATGCTGATGTTAAATCCCTCAGCGATCAGTCCTGTCAGCAAATGGACAAAGAAGCAAAGATTGCCCCTGCTGACAGCAAATACACACAGCGGCTGAATAAAATTGCAAATGCATTGGGTCATGATATCAATGGCACACCAGCCAACTATAAGGTTTATCTGACAAAAGACGTTAACGCTTGGGCAATGGCGAACGGTTGCATCCGTGTATACAGCGGCTTGATGGATATGATGAACGACAATGAAGTGGAAGGTGTTCTCGGCCACGAAATGGGTCACGTCGCGCTGGGTCACTCTCGTAAAGCAATGCAGGTTGCCTATGCAGCGACTGCCGCACGTACTGCGGTTGCCTCTGCTGGCGGCGTAGCGGCATCATTGTCACAATCTCAACTCGCCGATCTGGGAGAAGAACTGGTTAATTCCCAATTCTCTCAATCTCAGGAAAGTCAGGCTGATGACTATTCCTTTGATTTACTGAAGAAACGCGGCGTCAAGCTGGAAGGTCTGGCAACCAGCTTTGAGAAACTCGCTAAACTGGATGCCGGTCGTGAGAGCAGTATGTTTGATTCCCATCCTTCCTCTGAAGGACGTGCCAAACACATTCGTGAGCGTATCGCTACCGAGAAGTAA
- the tkt gene encoding transketolase has product MSSRKELANAIRALSMDGVQKAKSGHPGAPMGMADIAEVLWRDYLNHNPANPNWANRDRFVLSNGHASMLIYSLLHLSGYDLPIEELKNFRQLHSKTPGHPEYGYTAGVETTTGPLGQGIANAVGMAIAERTLAAQFNRPGHEIVNHHTYTFLGDGCMMEGISHEVCSLAGTMKLGKLTAFYDDNGISIDGHVEGWFTDDTAARFEAYGWHVVRGVDGHDADAIKRAIGEAQLVTDKPSLLMCKTVIGFGSPNKAGTHDSHGAPLGEAEVAASREQLGWTHAPFEIPADIYAAWDAKPAGQRKEAAWDEAFAAYSSAYPELAAEFKRRTGGELPTNWQADAQKFIDDLQANPAKIASRKASQNALEAYGKLLPEFLGGSADLAPSNLTIWSGSVSLDKDHAGNYIHYGVREFGMTAIANGIALHGGFVPYTATFLMFVEYARNAVRMAALMKIRSIYVYTHDSIGLGEDGPTHQPVEQLASLRVTPNMSNWRPADQVETAVAWKYAIERQDGPTSLILSRQNLAQQPRTAEQLANVAKGGYVLKDSDGQPELILIATGSEVELAVGAYDKLTAAGRKVRVVSMPSTDAFDKQDAAYREAVLPKAVSARVAIEAGIADYWFKYVGLNGAIVGMTSFGESAPAELLFEEFGFTVDNVVEKAQALLK; this is encoded by the coding sequence ATGTCCTCTCGTAAAGAACTTGCCAATGCTATCCGTGCGCTGAGCATGGATGGGGTGCAGAAAGCCAAATCCGGTCACCCGGGCGCACCAATGGGCATGGCCGATATCGCCGAAGTGCTGTGGCGCGACTATCTTAACCATAATCCGGCCAACCCTAACTGGGCCAATCGTGACCGCTTCGTACTGTCCAACGGCCACGCGTCTATGCTGATTTACAGCCTGCTGCACCTCTCCGGCTACGACCTGCCGATTGAAGAACTGAAAAACTTCCGTCAGTTGCATTCCAAAACTCCAGGCCACCCGGAATACGGCTACACCGCGGGTGTTGAAACCACCACCGGCCCGCTGGGTCAGGGCATTGCCAACGCGGTCGGTATGGCGATTGCCGAGCGCACGCTGGCCGCGCAGTTCAACCGTCCAGGCCACGAGATTGTTAACCATCACACCTACACCTTCCTCGGTGACGGCTGCATGATGGAAGGGATTTCCCACGAGGTCTGCTCGCTGGCAGGTACCATGAAGCTCGGCAAACTGACCGCGTTTTATGATGACAACGGCATTTCCATCGACGGCCATGTTGAAGGCTGGTTTACCGACGATACCGCCGCTCGCTTTGAAGCCTACGGCTGGCACGTAGTACGCGGCGTGGACGGTCACGATGCGGACGCCATCAAACGCGCCATCGGCGAAGCCCAACTGGTAACCGACAAACCGTCGCTGCTGATGTGCAAAACCGTGATTGGTTTTGGTTCACCGAACAAGGCCGGTACGCACGATTCCCACGGTGCACCGTTGGGTGAGGCGGAAGTGGCGGCTTCCCGAGAACAACTGGGCTGGACGCACGCGCCGTTTGAGATCCCTGCTGATATCTATGCCGCCTGGGATGCCAAACCGGCCGGTCAGCGTAAGGAAGCGGCCTGGGACGAGGCATTTGCCGCCTATTCCAGCGCGTACCCCGAACTGGCCGCTGAGTTCAAACGCCGCACCGGCGGTGAACTGCCGACCAACTGGCAGGCAGACGCACAGAAATTTATCGACGATTTGCAGGCCAATCCGGCGAAAATCGCCAGCCGTAAAGCCTCACAGAACGCGCTGGAAGCTTACGGCAAACTGCTGCCGGAATTCTTGGGCGGCTCTGCCGACTTGGCACCAAGCAACCTGACCATCTGGTCCGGCTCGGTGTCGCTGGATAAAGATCACGCGGGTAACTATATCCACTACGGCGTACGTGAATTCGGTATGACGGCGATTGCCAACGGGATTGCGCTGCACGGTGGCTTTGTGCCGTACACCGCGACCTTCCTGATGTTTGTGGAATACGCGCGTAATGCTGTACGTATGGCCGCGCTGATGAAAATCCGCAGCATCTACGTTTACACCCACGACTCCATCGGTCTGGGCGAAGACGGCCCGACCCACCAGCCGGTTGAACAGCTGGCGAGCCTGCGCGTGACGCCAAACATGAGCAACTGGCGTCCGGCGGATCAGGTAGAAACGGCGGTGGCGTGGAAATATGCCATTGAGCGTCAGGATGGCCCGACGTCGCTGATCCTGTCGCGTCAGAATCTGGCGCAGCAACCGCGTACCGCTGAACAACTGGCGAACGTGGCAAAAGGCGGCTACGTGCTGAAAGACAGCGACGGCCAGCCTGAGCTGATCCTGATTGCCACCGGTTCTGAAGTTGAACTGGCTGTCGGTGCGTATGACAAACTGACTGCCGCAGGCCGCAAGGTGCGCGTGGTGTCGATGCCGTCAACGGATGCGTTCGACAAGCAGGATGCAGCCTACCGTGAAGCGGTGCTGCCGAAAGCGGTCTCGGCGCGCGTAGCGATTGAAGCGGGCATTGCAGACTACTGGTTCAAGTACGTCGGCCTGAACGGCGCGATTGTCGGTATGACAAGCTTCGGCGAATCGGCTCCGGCTGAATTGCTGTTCGAAGAATTCGGCTTCACTGTCGATAACGTCGTTGAAAAAGCGCAGGCGCTGCTGAAGTAA
- the epd gene encoding erythrose-4-phosphate dehydrogenase gives MTIRIAINGFGRIGRSVLRALYESGRRAEITVVAINELASAEGMAHLLKYDSSHGRFSWDVRQECDQLYVGDDCIRLLHQAEIQPLPWRELGVDIVLDCSGVYGSREDGEAHLAAGAKKVLFSHPGTTDLDATVVFGVNHHQLESEHRIVSNASCTTNCIIPVIKLLDDAFGIENGTVTTIHSSMNDQPVIDAYHHDLRRTRAASQSIIPVDTKLSAGITRIFPQFVDRFEAISVRVPTINVTAIDLSVSVRKAVNVNEINALLQKSAHESFRGIVDYTELPLVSADFNHDPHSAIVDGTQTRVSGQHLIKTLVWCDNEWGFANRMLDTTRAMAACGF, from the coding sequence ATGACGATCCGTATTGCGATAAACGGTTTTGGCCGCATAGGCCGCAGTGTGTTACGTGCGTTGTATGAATCGGGCCGCCGAGCCGAGATTACCGTGGTGGCGATTAACGAGTTGGCGAGCGCGGAAGGCATGGCGCATTTGCTCAAATATGACTCCAGTCACGGCCGTTTTTCATGGGATGTTCGTCAGGAATGCGACCAGCTTTATGTCGGTGATGACTGTATTCGTCTGTTGCATCAGGCAGAGATTCAGCCATTGCCCTGGCGAGAACTCGGTGTAGATATCGTATTGGATTGCAGTGGTGTCTACGGTAGCCGGGAAGATGGGGAAGCTCATCTGGCGGCAGGCGCAAAGAAAGTGCTGTTTTCTCATCCGGGAACAACAGATTTGGATGCCACGGTGGTGTTCGGCGTCAATCACCATCAGTTGGAAAGTGAGCATCGCATTGTTTCTAATGCGTCCTGCACGACCAACTGCATTATCCCGGTGATCAAACTGTTGGATGATGCCTTCGGGATCGAGAATGGGACGGTGACGACGATTCACTCATCGATGAACGATCAACCGGTGATCGATGCTTATCATCACGATCTGCGCCGCACACGCGCTGCCAGTCAGTCGATCATTCCGGTAGATACCAAACTGTCGGCGGGGATCACCCGCATTTTTCCACAGTTTGTCGATCGCTTTGAGGCGATCTCGGTGCGGGTGCCGACGATTAACGTTACGGCAATTGACCTGAGCGTTAGCGTCAGGAAAGCCGTAAACGTGAATGAAATTAATGCACTATTGCAAAAATCAGCGCATGAGTCGTTTCGTGGTATAGTTGATTATACTGAATTGCCGCTGGTGTCGGCTGATTTTAACCACGATCCGCACAGTGCCATTGTCGATGGCACGCAGACACGGGTCAGTGGTCAGCACCTGATTAAAACATTAGTCTGGTGCGATAACGAATGGGGCTTTGCCAACCGGATGTTGGATACAACACGGGCAATGGCAGCCTGCGGTTTCTAG
- the pgk gene encoding phosphoglycerate kinase, with amino-acid sequence MSVIKMTDLDLAGKRVLIRADLNVPVKEGKVTSDARIRASLPTIEIALKQGARVMVTSHLGRPTEGEYNEEFSLLPVVDYLKEKLSSPVRLAKDYLDGVDVAEGELVVLENVRFNKGEKKDDEVLSKKYAALCDVFVMDAFGTAHRAQASTHGVGKFATIACAGPLLSGELEALGKALSEPARPMVAIVGGSKVSTKLTVLDSLSKIADQLIVGGGIANTFVAAQGHNVGKSLYEADLISEAKKLLETCDIPVPSDVRVASEFSETAAATLKSVTAIKDEEQILDLGDVSAERLAEILKNAKTILWNGPVGVFEFPNFRKGTETIARAIAESDAFSIAGGGDTLAAIDLFGIADKISYISTGGGAFLEFVEGKKLPAVVMLEERAKQ; translated from the coding sequence ATGTCTGTAATTAAGATGACCGATCTGGATCTGGCTGGTAAACGTGTTCTTATTCGTGCGGATCTGAACGTACCAGTAAAAGAAGGGAAAGTGACGTCTGATGCGCGCATCCGTGCCTCTCTGCCGACCATCGAAATCGCGCTGAAACAAGGCGCTCGCGTTATGGTCACGTCCCACCTGGGACGCCCGACCGAAGGCGAGTACAACGAAGAGTTTTCCCTGCTGCCTGTCGTTGACTACCTGAAAGAGAAACTCTCTTCTCCTGTACGTCTGGCGAAAGACTATCTTGATGGTGTTGATGTCGCTGAAGGCGAACTGGTTGTACTGGAAAACGTCCGCTTTAACAAAGGCGAGAAGAAAGACGACGAAGTCCTGTCCAAGAAATATGCGGCGCTGTGCGATGTATTCGTAATGGACGCCTTCGGTACGGCACACCGTGCGCAGGCTTCAACCCACGGCGTGGGTAAATTTGCCACTATCGCCTGTGCGGGCCCGCTGCTGTCTGGTGAGTTGGAAGCGCTGGGTAAAGCGTTGAGCGAACCTGCACGCCCGATGGTCGCTATCGTGGGTGGCTCTAAAGTCTCCACCAAACTGACCGTACTGGATTCCCTGTCTAAAATCGCCGATCAGCTGATCGTCGGTGGTGGCATCGCCAATACCTTCGTTGCCGCACAAGGCCACAACGTGGGTAAATCCCTGTACGAAGCGGATCTGATTTCTGAAGCGAAGAAGTTGCTGGAAACCTGTGATATTCCTGTACCAAGCGATGTGCGGGTGGCATCAGAATTCTCTGAAACGGCAGCTGCAACGCTGAAGTCTGTTACAGCAATCAAAGACGAAGAGCAGATTCTGGATCTGGGTGATGTTTCCGCCGAGCGTCTGGCTGAGATTCTGAAAAATGCCAAGACCATCCTGTGGAATGGCCCGGTTGGCGTCTTCGAATTCCCGAATTTCCGTAAAGGAACCGAGACCATCGCACGTGCTATCGCAGAGAGTGATGCATTCTCTATTGCAGGCGGCGGCGATACGCTGGCTGCGATCGATCTATTTGGTATTGCAGATAAAATTTCCTACATTTCTACCGGTGGCGGCGCATTCCTGGAGTTCGTTGAAGGGAAAAAACTGCCCGCAGTGGTTATGCTGGAAGAACGCGCTAAGCAGTAA